The following are encoded in a window of Phaseolus vulgaris cultivar G19833 chromosome 3, P. vulgaris v2.0, whole genome shotgun sequence genomic DNA:
- the LOC137806415 gene encoding scopoletin glucosyltransferase-like produces the protein MGSSNEHHTLHIFFFPFLSYGHIIPTVDMAKVFAEKGVKATIITTPSNAPFISKAIEKAKTNNNIQIQTIHFSTAEAGLPDGLEISDSISSQDLFHRFFMATSLLQEPLEQLLLKQRPNCVVADMFFPWATDSAAKFGIPRLVFHGTSLFSLCATTCLGLYSSNNHVSSDSESLTIPNLPGEIKIAGTSLASYAMVEHKGMTKLMKEAIESELRSHGVVVNTFYALEKDYAEFFSKVLGRKAWHIGPLSLSNRDMEEKANRGKEACMHEHECLKWLDTKKPNSVVYVCFGSTIVLPDSRVREIATGLEASGQAFMWVVRKSKGNGVEWLPEGFEKRMEGKGLIIRGWAPQVLILEHKAIGAFVTHCGWNSTLEAVSAGVPMITWPIFADQFFNEKLVTEVLKIGVPVGAKKWIGLEGDNISWDAVEKAVKRIMSGEEAIEMRNKAKVLSQLARQAMEEGGSSQSDLIALMEELSSLNF, from the coding sequence ATGGGTAGTAGTAATGAACATCATACTCTACACATTTTCTTCTTCCCCTTCTTGTCTTATGGTCATATAATTCCCACAGTTGACATGGCTAAAGTATTTGCAGAAAAGGGTGTGAAGGCCACCATTATCACCACACCAAGCAACGCACCTTTCATCTCCAAAGCCATTGAAAAAGCCAAAACTAACAACAACATCCAGATCCAAACTATCCACTTCTCTACTGCAGAGGCTGGTTTACCTGATGGCCTTGAAATTTCTGATTCAATATCTTCCCAAGATTTGTTTCATCGTTTTTTCATGGCCACCTCTTTGCTACAAGAGCCACTTGAACAACTATTGCTCAAGCAGCGTCCGAATTGCGTTGTTGCTGACATGTTCTTCCCATGGGCAACTGATTCTGCCGCCAAATTTGGAATTCCTAGACTCGTCTTCCACGGGACTAGTCTTTTCTCATTGTGTGCCACAACGTGTTTGGGACTCTACAGCTCTAACAACCATGTTTCTTCCGATTCCGAGTCACTCACCATTCCTAATCTTCCGGGTGAGATCAAAATAGCAGGGACCTCGTTGGCATCTTATGCCATGGTTGAGCACAAGGGCATGACCAAACTGATGAAGGAAGCAATTGAATCAGAGTTGAGAAGCCATGGGGTTGTGGTGAATACCTTCTACGCACTTGAGAAAGACTATGCAGAGTTTTTCAGCAAGGTGCTTGGAAGAAAAGCATGGCATATTGGTCCCTTATCTCTTTCCAACAGGGACatggaagaaaaggcaaatAGAGGAAAGGAGGCGTGTATGCATGAGCATGAGTGTCTGAAATGGCTTGACACAAAGAAACCCAACTCAGTTGTTTACGTATGCTTTGGAAGTACGATAGTGTTACCTGATTCTAGAGTTAGAGAGATTGCTACTGGTCTCGAGGCTTCAGGTCAAGCATTCATGTGGGTGGTGCGGAAAAGCAAGGGAAATGGAGTTGAATGGTTACCTGAAGGATTTGAGAAAAGGATGGAAGGTAAGGGACTAATCATAAGAGGGTGGGCACCTCAAGTGTTGATTCTTGAACACAAGGCAATTGGGGCGTTTGTGACACATTGTGGATGGAATTCAACCTTGGAAGCAGTGTCTGCTGGGGTTCCCATGATAACTTGGCCAATTTTTGCTGACCAATTTTTCAATGAGAAGTTGGTCACTGAAGTCCTTAAAATTGGGGTGCCTGTTGGTGCCAAAAAGTGGATTGGATTGGAAGGAGATAATATTTCATGGGATGCAGTGGAGAAGGCAGTGAAGAGGATAATGAGTGGGGAAGAAGCCATTGAAATGAGGAACAAAGCAAAGGTGCTTTCACAGCTGGCTAGGCAGGCCATGGAAGAAGGAGGATCTTCTCAGTCTGATTTGATAGCTTTAATGGAAGAGTTAAGTTCATTGAATTTTTGA
- the LOC137806416 gene encoding probable UDP-glucosyl transferase 73B6, producing the protein MGIQDRDLHVFFFPFFANGHIIPSIELARVFASRGVKTTVVTTPLNEPLISRTIGKANIAIRTIKFPSPEKTGLPEGVENSDQLTGMQIIPFLKSTVLLRDPLEQLMQQEHPDLIIADMFFPWATDSAAKFGIPRIVFHGLGFFPLCVSACVRQYKPQDKVSSYTEPFVVPNLPGEITLTKMQLPQTPKHDEDFTKLLEEANASELKSFGVIANSFYELEPVYADHYRKELGRKAWHLGPVCLSNRESAEKVHRGNESAIDEHECLKWLDSKEPNSVVYVCFGSMTSFPNAQLKEIALGLEASEQAFVWVVKKGSSENLEWLPEGFEERTVDKGKGLIIRGWAPQVMILDHKAVGGFVSHCGWNSTMEGVCAGLPMVTWPMYAEQFYNAKFLTDIVKIGVSVGVQTWIGMMGGEPVKKEVIEKAVKRIMVGKEAEEIRNRAKEIAEMAKRAVEEGGSSYSDFDSLIQDLRSTPL; encoded by the coding sequence ATGGGTATTCAGGATCGTGAccttcatgtgttcttcttcccCTTCTTCGCAAATGGTCACATCATACCCTCTATTGAGCTCGCTAGAGTTTTTGCCTCAAGAGGAGTCAAAACCACCGTAGTCACCACTCCCCTCAACGAGCCACTCATTTCAAGAACGATAGGAAAAGCCAACATCGCCATCAGAACCATTAAGTTCCCATCGCCGGAGAAAACTGGCTTACCCGAAGGTGTCGAGAATTCCGACCAGCTCACCGGAATGCAGATCATCCCGTTCTTGAAGTCCACCGTGCTTCTGCGGGACCCACTGGAGCAGCTGATGCAACAAGAACACCCTGACCTCATAATCGCCGACATGTTCTTCCCATGGGCTACGGACTCCGCTGCCAAGTTCGGGATTCCTAGGATCGTGTTCCACGGATTGGGATTCTTCCCATTGTGCGTGTCCGCGTGCGTGAGACAATACAAGCCGCAGGACAAGGTTTCCTCGTACACCGAGCCCTTCGTGGTTCCGAATCTCCCGGGGGAAATAACGCTCACCAAGATGCAGCTTCCGCAGACCCCGAAGCACGACGAGGATTTCACCAAGCTTCTGGAAGAAGCTAACGCCTCGGAGTTGAAAAGCTTCGGCGTGATTGCCAACAGCTTCTACGAACTCGAACCGGTTTACGCAGACCATTACAGGAAGGAGCTTGGAAGAAAAGCGTGGCACTTGGGACCAGTTTGTTTGTCCAACAGGGAGAGTGCTGAAAAAGTACATAGAGGAAATGAATCAGCCATTGACGAGCACGAGTGTTTGAAGTGGCTAGACTCAAAGGAACCTAATTCTGTTGTTTATGTTTGCTTTGGCAGCATGACAAGCTTCCCCAATGCGCAACTGAAGGAAATCGCGTTGGGTTTGGAGGCTTCGGAGCAGGCTTTCGTCTGGGTTGTGAAGAAAGGATCGAGTGAGAATCTGGAATGGCTTCCAGAAGGGTTTGAAGAAAGAACGGTTGATAAAGGAAAGGGTTTGATCATCAGGGGTTGGGCACCTCAAGTGATGATTTTGGATCATAAAGCGGTTGGGGGGTTTGTGAGTCACTGTGGATGGAACTCAACCATGGAAGGAGTGTGTGCAGGGCTACCAATGGTGACATGGCCGATGTACGCAGAGCAATTTTACAATGCTAAGTTTTTGACGGACATAGTTAAGATTGGAGTGAGTGTTGGGGTGCAAACGTGGATTGGGATGATGGGAGGGGAGCCTGTGAAGAAGGAGGTTATAGAGAAGGCTGTGAAGAGGATAATGGTGGGGAAGGAAGCAGAGGAGATTAGAAACAGAGCGAAGGAGATTGCTGAAATGGCAAAGCGAGCTGTGGAGGAAGGAGGATCCTCTTACTCCGATTTCGACTCTTTAATTCAGGATTTGAGATCGACACCGCTTTGA
- the LOC137805784 gene encoding scopoletin glucosyltransferase-like — translation MANKDASLHIFFFPFLAHGHTIPCIDMAILFAAKGVRTTIITTPLNAPIISKAIEKTKEINIQTIKFPSTDHTGLPQGCEHVSTLPSLHLLPAFHKATTLLQEPFEQLLRDQHPNCVVADMFFPWTTDSAAKFGIPRLVFHGMSFFSLCAYEVMRLYEPYNNTSFDSELFLLPNFPGQIKMTRLQVGSFFRKNDVEANRFWKQIHESEVRSYGVVVNSVYEVEKDYADHYRKEFGRKAWAIGPLSLCNKEKEPKTYRGGKEACVDEMENAWLKWLNTKTTGSVVYVCFGSMTEFRDSQSREIALGLEASGKEFMWVVGKRKENKEDQWLPEGFEKRMKEKGMIIRGWVPQALILEHEAIGAFVTHCGWNSTLEGVVAGVPMITWPVGAEQFYNERLVIEVLKIGVAVGARKWSHFVGDEDGDIKWDAVEMAVKRVMEEEEGEAIRIRAKLFARMAKRAVEE, via the coding sequence ATGGCAAACAAAGATGCTTCTTTACACATATTTTTCTTCCCTTTCCTTGCTCATGGCCATACGATACCATGCATTGACATGGCCATACTGTTTGCTGCAAAAGGCGTTAGAACCACCATAATCACCACCCCACTCAATGCACCAATCATCTCCAAAGCTATAGAAAAAACCAAAGAGATCAACATCCAAACCATCAAGTTTCCTAGCACTGATCACACTGGTTTACCCCAAGGATGCGAACACGTTAGCACACTCCCTTCACTGCATTTATTGCCAGCCTTTCATAAGGCTACCACGTTGCTGCAGGAGCCCTTTGAGCAATTATTGCGTGACCAGCATCCGAATTGTGTTGTTGCAGACATGTTCTTCCCATGGACAACTGATTCTGCTGCCAAATTTGGAATTCCCAGGCTGGTGTTCCACGGGATGAGTTTCTTCTCATTGTGTGCTTACGAAGTAATGAGGCTTTACGAGCCTTACAACAACACTTCTTTTGACTCAGAACTGTTCCTTCTTCCTAATTTTCCTGGCCAAATCAAAATGACAAGGTTGCAGGTGGGAAGCTTCTTTAGGAAAAATGATGTGGAGGCAAACAGATTTTGGAAGCAAATCCATGAATCAGAGGTGAGGAGCTATGGGGTGGTTGTTAACAGCGTTTATGAAGTAGAGAAGGATTATGCAGATCACTATAGGAAGGAATTTGGGAGAAAAGCATGGGCTATAGGCCCCTTGTCTCTTTGCAACAAGGAGAAGGAGCCAAAAACATATAGAGGAGGAAAAGAAGCGTGTGTTGATGAAATGGAAAATGCATGGTTAAAGTGGTTGAACACGAAAACAACTGGTTCAGTTGTTTACGTGTGCTTTGGAAGTATGACAGAGTTTCGTGATTCTCAGTCTCGAGAGATTGCTTTGGGACTTGAGGCGTCAGGGAAAGAGTTCATGTGGGTGGTGGGGAAGAGAAAAGAGAATAAAGAAGATCAATGGCTACCCGAAGGATTTGAAAAGAGAATGAAAGAGAAGGGAATGATTATAAGAGGTTGGGTACCTCAAGCGTTGATTCTTGAACATGAAGCTATTGGAGCGTTTGTGACTCATTGTGGATGGAATTCAACCTTGGAAGGTGTGGTGGCTGGGGTGCCTATGATCACTTGGCCTGTGGGTGCTGAACAATTTTACAATGAGAGGTTGGTGATTGAGGTGCTTAAGATCGGTGTGGCTGTTGGAGCTAGAAAATGGAGTCACTTTGTGGGAGATGAGGATGGTGACATAAAGTGGGATGCTGTGGAGATGGCTGTGAAAAGGGTAatggaagaggaagaaggagaGGCCATCAGAATCAGAGCAAAACTGTTTGCTCGTATGGCAAAACGGGCGGTGGAAGAATAA